In the Primulina tabacum isolate GXHZ01 chromosome 7, ASM2559414v2, whole genome shotgun sequence genome, ACTATCATATTTTATGTATGTACATTTTTACTTTCCTTTCTTGTTCCATATTCCATGGTATTCTTGATGAAGAAAGGTTTTTGTACGCGGTGTTGGACGTTTTTCCTCATCATTTTAGATTGTGCGTGCAAGTATGTGTtcttcatctttatctaataGCAAATTCCCCCTTGTGACTGAAAGTGTAACGGAAGATGGATAGTCTTAATGTTATTGTGGATGGTATGAGGAATGGTATGGATGGTGCAAAAGAGACTACTGGCCTTAAAAATGTGAGTTCTTATTGCTCGATCCCTGATTTGACTGACTATGATCTGTCAAAGCTGCTCGATAAgcccagattgaacattgagaGACAGAGATCTTTTGATGAGAGGTCTTTAAGTGAGTTATCCATAGGCTTGTCCAGAGGTATAGAGAATTATGAGAGTGCATATTCTCCCGGACGATCCGCATTGGACACCCCAACTTCATCTGCTCGGAATTCTTTCGAGCCGCACCCAATGGTTGCTGATGCTTGGGAAGCACTCAGACGCTCGCTGGTTTCCTTTAGGGGCCAACCAGTTGGCACAATTGCTGCTTATGATCATGCTTCAGAGGAGGTCTTGAATTATGACCAGGTAATAATTTGTTAGAGAAAGTAAGAAACTGTTGTTCTGTCCATTTTCCCGGTAATTTGATTCTGTAAGGAGAAAAAGTGTGCAACGAACTGAAAATTTACTTTTGTCTATTAAATTTAGGTTTTTGTTCGAGATTTTGTACCAAGTGCACTGGCCTTTTTAATTAATGGTGAGCCTGATATAGTAAAGAATTTCCTAATGAAGACACTTCAACTTCAAGGGTGGGAGAAAAAAGTAGATCGATTCAAACTTGGTGAGGGTGTTATGCCAGCTAGTTTCAAAGTTCTTCACGATCCAGTTCGCAAGACAGATACTATAGTTGCGGATTTTGGTGAGAGTGCAATTGGAAGAGTGGCTCCAGTTGATTCTGGTTTCTGGTGGATAATTCTTCTTCGTGCATATACTAAATCTACGGGAGATCTATCTCTGTCTGAGACACCAGAGTGTCAAAAGGGCATGAGACTTATTATGACTCTGTGTCTGTCCGAAGGATTTGACACATTTCCTACCTTGCTATGCGCAGATGGATGTTCCATGATTGATCGTAGAATGGTGAGTTAACACATAAATCTCTCTTTCATAACACTGTCTAATGTTTTCATTGCAGCTTGGATTTACGTTTTTATATTCTTACAACAACATCATTTAAACAGGGAATATATGGTTACCCCATTGAGATTCAAGCACTATTTTTTATGGCGCTGAGATGTGCTCTGGCAATGCTGAAGCCTGATGCCGAAGGCAAAGAGTTCATCGAAAGAATAGTGAAGCGCTTGCATGCCTTGAGTTATCACATGAGAAGTTACTTTTGGCTTGACTTTCAACAATTAAATGACATATATCGGTATAAGACCGAAGAATACTCACATACGGCTGTGAATAAGTTTAATGTGATCCCGGATTCGATCCCTGAGTGGGTCTTTGATTTTATGCCAACTCGCGGCGGCTACTTTATAGGCAATGTCAGTCCTGCAAGAATGGATTTTAGATGGTTTGCGTTAGGAAATTGTGTTGCAATCTTATCTTCTCTTGCCACCCCCGAGCAAGCTTCTGCTATAATGGACCTTATAGAATCAAGGTGGGAGGAGCTGGTTGGAGAAATGCCTCTAAAAATTTGTTATCCAGCAATTGAAAGTCATGAATGGCGAATTGTTACCGGATGTGATCCAAAGAATACAAGATGGAGCTATCATAATGGAGGATCTTGGCCAGGTTTTTCCAATCTCTCTTCGTTTCCTCTGATATATCATATTCACAGTGTATTTCACCTGCTCATATCAACTCGTGCATCTTTTCTAATGACATTTTATGCATCTGGAATGCAGTACTTCTATGGCTGCTAACAGCGGGCTGCATCAAAACTGGACGCCCACAAATCGCAAGACGAGCGATAGATCTTGCTGAGAGCCGTCTGCTCAAGGATAGCTGGCCTGAATATTATGATGGTAAGTCAGGAAGATACGTAGGCAAACAGGCAAGAAAGTACCAAACATGGTCTATTGCTGGATATCTTGTGGCAAAAATGATGTTGGAGGATCCTTCACACTTGGGAATGATCTCCCTTGAAGAAGATAAGCAAATGAAGCCTGTTATTAAGAGATCCTCCTCATGGACTTGCTGAAGAATCATTCTACTGCATAGAGTAATATCAGAGAAGAACAAAACCTTGTTGTGGGTTCGATGAAAAGCTTGTTGTGTGTACTATAATGCCCTCCAAGACAAGCATATCTTGAGGTCTCTTCTTAATAATATAGACATTTAATCATCTGTGCTTCATTTTCCAAATGCATTTTGAAATATGAATTTGAGATTTGGAATACATGTGTTTAACCAATGGCTGTCTGTGAAAAAGTCCAAATTTTGGATTAAGACATTTGGAAATCTTCTTCAATACATGATGACAAGTTGCTCTTAGAAAAATACCATCAGCTAATGATAAGCATCTCCGAGCTAACTTTCACTGAATTGTGCTGTCAGATGGTGGTTGAATACAAATACCAGAGTATTTAATTTTTCCACTTTGAACTCTTCTACGTAGGCCCATGCTTGTATTACAAATTTAAAACAGAAAGAAAAAAATGTTGTTGAtaccaaaattttatttttggttcgGTCTTGGTCTTGTGAGTGGATTTTCAAATCTCCTAAAATTTTGGGGTCAGGTTGGTGCTGAAGAGTCTACGCAGTCAAAAATAGAGTTAAAAGGCGCCAGTTATTTTTCCGGTGTCGTCCCTCCAATACTCACGTCAGTGCTCTGATTAGGAGCGTAAAGAGCAAATAGTGCGATATTTTAGTGCAAAGTGAGCAGGAGAGTGTGAATGTCCCAAAATCATAGCAAATACCTGGTATTTATTGGAACTGGAAGAGTTAATTACCTTGTTGAAATATGATTCTTAACTCGGTAGAATTTTGATCGAGGTATGATACTTCAACTAGCAGGACTCGATAATCATGCCGGCTATTACTCTTACCTCATCTTCATAGATTTGACCAAATACCACGTTTAAGGAGATTTTTTTACTTATCACCGAAGATCTTGATAAATTCTCCAAATTGACCCTTTTCAAGGCTATCATTGGGCTCAGATTAGTCCAAACGCGATAATTTTAAAGAACATCATATGTCGTGGTTACTTGGAAGTTGGAATTCTCCCCTGTTTTTTTTATAACTTTATAGGATATAAATATGTTGTAGTGTGTTCGTATTCCGTCTAAGTCGTTTTCATCTGTGATCCCGATTACCACGAATCACTGGTCGAGTTTACCACGTacatttaaaaagatcaacATCTTAGATAAAGTTTTAAAGGAGTTCATTCTCCTTGGATTAAGATTTCGAGTTCAAGTTTGTCGACGTAGAGGTAGATGCTGCTAAAGTTTTCCCCGTAATGGATTCGATCCGACTCTGGGTAAGTCAGAACCGCGGTGGACCAAAAAATGAAGTAATTAGGTAGGGAGTAGAGTGGGTCAAGTGTGGAGATGAGCTggatttttttgttgtttttagaTGCTGTGATATTATCATCTCTCTCACCTGAGCTGTCCAACCTTAGCTTGTCCTCTCCAATCCAAAGACAGTAGAGGTCCACGGCCATTAATATATTGAAAAATCCTCCATCTCTTTCTGTGGCTCTAATTTCTTCATGTCACTTTCTCCAAATGGTCCCTGCTCTTTCATCTACGTAATTCTGTTTCCTGCTTAAAGGGGTGTGTGCCTATTTACTCTCTCCTCCTCTACTTTGACTGCTTTCAAtacatgtttatgaaattttaatatTGAAACTGTGGCAAAACTTCAATCTTACGATAATGATGGGAAGAAAAAATTGTATCGAAATGCAAGAGAAGACTGCTTATTGAACTTGATGATTGCCATTGGCCCATATTAATGGTCATCATCAGCATTCAGGCACTATGcgttattatttaatcatttgcTTATCCCACATGAAAAAGAGGCGTTGAGTAAAA is a window encoding:
- the LOC142551741 gene encoding putative alkaline/neutral invertase D, yielding MDSLNVIVDGMRNGMDGAKETTGLKNVSSYCSIPDLTDYDLSKLLDKPRLNIERQRSFDERSLSELSIGLSRGIENYESAYSPGRSALDTPTSSARNSFEPHPMVADAWEALRRSLVSFRGQPVGTIAAYDHASEEVLNYDQVFVRDFVPSALAFLINGEPDIVKNFLMKTLQLQGWEKKVDRFKLGEGVMPASFKVLHDPVRKTDTIVADFGESAIGRVAPVDSGFWWIILLRAYTKSTGDLSLSETPECQKGMRLIMTLCLSEGFDTFPTLLCADGCSMIDRRMGIYGYPIEIQALFFMALRCALAMLKPDAEGKEFIERIVKRLHALSYHMRSYFWLDFQQLNDIYRYKTEEYSHTAVNKFNVIPDSIPEWVFDFMPTRGGYFIGNVSPARMDFRWFALGNCVAILSSLATPEQASAIMDLIESRWEELVGEMPLKICYPAIESHEWRIVTGCDPKNTRWSYHNGGSWPVLLWLLTAGCIKTGRPQIARRAIDLAESRLLKDSWPEYYDGKSGRYVGKQARKYQTWSIAGYLVAKMMLEDPSHLGMISLEEDKQMKPVIKRSSSWTC